One window of the bacterium genome contains the following:
- the rfaE1 gene encoding D-glycero-beta-D-manno-heptose-7-phosphate kinase: MLASLPGRRVLVVGDLMLDRYVWGRVERISPEAPVPVVEVERETTLAGGAANVARTIAALGGVPLLMGVVGTDEDAGELRAGLAADGIDHGHILAVRDRPTTLKTRVMADRQQVCRVDREVRAPVDEAVRANLVARGRELLAGADALLLSDYGKGLLSPALIRDLVTCAGGKPSAVDPKQDHFTAYAGVTVATPNNHEAGGAVGRRGRYEELDDVAARLFELTGLQNLLITCGERGMRLYEGPGAEAEVIETVAREVFDVTGAGDTVTGVLTLALAAGASLSEGAHLANLAAGVVIAKVGVATASPAEILRQHDLVAGV, encoded by the coding sequence ATGCTGGCCTCGCTTCCCGGCCGGCGGGTGCTCGTCGTGGGCGACCTGATGCTGGACCGCTACGTCTGGGGCCGGGTGGAGCGCATCAGCCCCGAGGCGCCGGTTCCGGTGGTGGAGGTTGAGCGGGAGACGACGCTGGCGGGCGGCGCGGCCAACGTGGCCCGCACCATCGCCGCCCTGGGGGGCGTTCCGCTCCTCATGGGCGTGGTCGGAACCGACGAGGACGCCGGGGAGCTGCGCGCCGGGCTCGCAGCCGACGGGATTGACCATGGGCACATCCTCGCCGTGCGCGACCGGCCGACCACCCTCAAGACCCGCGTCATGGCCGACCGGCAGCAGGTCTGCCGCGTGGACCGCGAGGTGCGCGCCCCGGTGGACGAAGCCGTCCGGGCGAACCTCGTCGCCCGCGGGCGGGAGCTCTTGGCCGGGGCCGACGCCCTCCTGCTCTCCGATTACGGCAAGGGGCTCCTCTCCCCGGCCCTCATCCGCGACCTGGTGACCTGTGCCGGGGGGAAGCCCAGCGCCGTGGACCCCAAGCAGGACCACTTCACCGCCTACGCCGGGGTGACGGTGGCCACTCCGAACAACCACGAGGCGGGGGGCGCGGTGGGCCGGCGCGGGCGGTACGAGGAGCTGGACGACGTCGCCGCCCGGCTCTTCGAGCTCACCGGCCTCCAGAATCTTCTCATCACCTGCGGCGAGCGGGGGATGCGCCTCTACGAGGGGCCGGGGGCCGAGGCCGAGGTCATCGAGACCGTGGCCCGGGAGGTTTTCGACGTCACCGGGGCCGGCGACACGGTCACCGGGGTGCTCACCCTGGCCCTGGCCGCCGGGGCGTCCCTTTCCGAGGGGGCGCACCTGGCGAACCTGGCCGCCGGGGTGGTCATCGCCAAGGTCGGCGTGGCCACCGCCTCGCCCGCCGAAATCCTCCGCCAGCACGACCTCGTCGCGGGCGTGTAA